Proteins encoded in a region of the Drosophila sechellia strain sech25 chromosome 2L, ASM438219v1, whole genome shotgun sequence genome:
- the LOC6611232 gene encoding tenascin, with protein sequence MWFRDLGIRLSVFHLMVCLPSIYTNVPSYADRYNRRPVLQDPGVGTYGRGYMENRQLSYNRPGPANFQDPRNVEMQPKRREYLIRSHETQSDRGQHKCRIWVPPDTVEKYPYPSVIQTDQANRLSLIEVCCTGYSASRLMGVTVCRAQCGCQNGSCKIPGECECYDGFVRNDNGDCVFACPLGCQNGQCYLDGSCQCDPGYKLDETRRFCRPICSSGCGNSPRHNCTEPEVCGCSKGYQLTDDGCQPVCEPDCGIGGLCKDNNQCDCAPGYNLRDGVCQADCYQKCNNGVCVSRNRCLCDPGYTYHEQSTMCVPV encoded by the exons ATGTGGTTCCGAGACTTGGGCATTCGTCTAAGTGTTTTCCACCTGATGGTGTGTCTGCCCAGTATTTACACAAATGTGCCAAGCTATGCGGATCGGTACAACAGAAGGCCTGTGCTCCAGGATCCAGGAGTGGGAACATATGGCCGCGGATACATGGAAAACAGACAGTTGTCTTATAATCGACCTGGACCAGCCAACTTTCAAGATCCTAGAAATGTGGAGATGCAGCCGAAACGACGAGAGTATCTCATTCGATCACACGAAACGCAATCCGATAGGGGGCAACACAAATGCCGCATTTGGGTGCC CCCCGATACGGTGGAAAAGTACCCATACCCCAGTGTCATCCAGACGGACCAGGCCAACCGGCTGTCCCTGATCGAGGTCTGCTGCACCGGATACTCGGCCAGTCGACTGATGGGCGTGACCGTGTGCCGGGCGCAATGTGGCTGCCAGAACGGAAGCTGCAAGATTCCGGGGGAGTGCGAGTGCTATGATGGCTTTGTGCGTAACGACAACGGTGACTGTGTGTTTGCCTGCCCGCTGGGCTGCCAAAATGGTCAGTGCTATTTGGACGGCAGCTGCCAGTGTGATCCGGGCTACAAGCTGGACGAGACGCGACGCTTCTGCCGCCCGATCTGCAGCAGTGGCTGTGGCAACAGTCCGCGGCACAACTGCACCGAACCGGAGGTCTGTGGCTGCTCCAAGGGCTATCAGCTGACCGACGACGGATGCCAGCCCGTCTGCGAGCCGGACTGTGGAATCGGCGGACTCTGCAAGGACAACAACCAGTGCGACTGCGCACCTGGTTACAATCTGAGGGATGGCGTCTGCCAGGCCGATTGCTATCA GAAGTGCAACAATGGCGTGTGTGTCAGCCGAAACCGATGTCTATGCGATCCGGGATACACCTACCATGAGCAATCAACCATGTGCGTTCCAGTATAG